One genomic window of Amphiura filiformis chromosome 3, Afil_fr2py, whole genome shotgun sequence includes the following:
- the LOC140148661 gene encoding small ribosomal subunit protein mS33-like, producing the protein MASNYARRMARLSSRIFGEVYRPTTGKSMKVVKLLSEKPREQLKQVVDYYPPHIQIANLIKKLRFLGLFRDEHADFKEEMDRMRKAKGKGKPKKGEGKRAQKRK; encoded by the exons ATGGCATCCAACTATGCACGACGAATGGCCAGGCTGAGTTCTAGGATATTTGGTGAAGTTTACCGTCCTACAACGGGAAAATCCATGAAAGTTGTTAAGCTACTGAGTGAGAAACCACGGGAACAGTTGAAGCAGGTGGTAGACTACTATCCTCCTCACATCCAAATAGCCAACTTGATCAAGAAATTGAGATTTTTGGGACTGTTCAG AGATGAGCATGCGGACTTCAAGGAAGAAATGGATCGCATGAGAAAAGCTAAAGGCAAAGGCAAGCCAAAGAAAGGAGAAGGAAAACGTGCTCAGAAAAGGaaatga
- the LOC140148662 gene encoding uncharacterized protein, translating to MDGRVASPSDITLSFGKLSSLTEIKNAVESAPALSNLQLFQCACVNDDSISELVSVINPHLKGFEASNLPSITTAAVRVLSEHCRELQSVKFVSCHRLDRYCLKVLGANCKELRSVSFLKENKDDEWCLQDRELTVLVESISSKLEAASFVGFEDITDDALLNISKYFGKSVIEVDFSASYKITDYGLRILATRCKQLRSLALSNTSITDKGIHHLADNCRHLRKLNVSGCRNITDEGLTQIARKCSKLEYIAASKCDQTSNASLLALIKNCPRLQEFDLRETSITLIDRCLSELEVHNLRTSMCKELPHPPPDIVNGDVDCISNNLKEVNAAYRRRVLILGDAGCGKSSLVKLVCNSTSTHSIDSFSDGIAIHLIQPFKDSEHDKLHGRKLDEDDKSLVLEIWDVSKRRIWQQCQSLFLLQESVCVLVFNLSDQASCQSVPQQLELIQSKSPTSHVIIIGTHEDKLQEPGQHKEVICEEIFQDIRRRQEHRQEELKKELDVLNDIPGTKCPMVSQKIRQVKDIMEKYKTPSEILTISNSISKDLDDIKTSIFGAVLNATHQSNGLNKHTKEAITKCYEKITTLNKENTVVIATDLLYKEETVADEKKSPDGNQKRKRSKQEHRREKQLAYLKTTGAVLEVNHSNKLTSVSSLPKSDDTNSITETESNTSPSKSKEHEPSKASSPVDTKDQSTPISKPSLLCVNPSVLVQAIFAIHVDDTKKAFKFEANKFWPKAEGAMKPNPSILVHALEEVATQGLIRECIFPLLWQNLNLNEAQTRLLIDFLCSLGILVREMLPASGEPDCQCLRLPHYSNLSTQQQYRLPLLGLLMEQGPSLNWTPNPFEGDVEITWRYEFLGSNISPGMITRMLAYCRNQCPAQAVYQHYWNNGVLMKMGQVYIHMSRSLDTPHHINFTGRITTDEEGEHKATELLWIALSHFLLCAQQYLLDWPGLEYKVTLLPSSAYYTSRKSAVDTNLEMPLLLGLQLLSHDQMTLDVVAEEDTKCQVKLNTMLPLRGDPAFTLEEWLTWLSVQPAVWTDQTPSPENQKIDEERADEGGDESSLVASPKAETSSNATQEERPVASPPSKVDKIVAKKEIKWDLGGPRITEEDQIKEAKKVAATFVAAILAGAMAQYISEEIKGPGAEAAAKASAQAAKAAQSGDPEAAAKAVIAAALAVTNGPNNGNNGASKITRSRMCSIV from the exons ATGGACGGGAGGGTGGCATCACCGAGTGACATTACCTTATCATTTGGGAAATTGTCAAGTTTGACGGAAATTAAG AATGCAGTGGAAAGTGCACCTGCTTTGAGTAATCTCCAACTATTTCAATGCGCATGTGTCAATGACGATAGCATATCAGAGTTGGTAAGTGTCATCAATCCTCATCTAAAAGGATTTGAAGCCAGTAATTTACCAAGTATCACCACAGCCGCCGTACGAGTATTATCTGAGCATTGCAGGGAGTTACAATCCGTCAAATTTGTTTCCTGCCATCGACTTGATAGATATTGTCTTAAAGTTCTTGGAGCAAATTGTAAAGAATTACGATCGGTGAGTTTCTTAAAAGAGAATAAGGACGACGAGTGGTGCTTACAAGACCGTGAATTAACAGTATTAGTTGAGAGCATTTCATCCAAATTAGAAGCGGCTTCATTTGTTGGTTTTGAGGATATTACTGACGATGCATTACTTAATATTAGTAAATATTTTGGTAAGAGCGTCATTGAAGTAGATTTTAGTGCCAGCTATAAGATAACTGACTATGGATTACGCATCTTAGCAACAAGATGTAAGCAGCTGCGATCTTTGGCACTTAGCAACACGTCTATAACTGATAAAGGGATACATCATCTAGCAGATAATTGTCGGCATTTAAGAAAACTGAATGTTAGTGGTTGCCGAAATATTACAGATGAAGGTTTAACACAAATAGCACGAAAATGTTCCAAATTGGAATATATAGCAGCAAGTAAATGTGACCAAACATCCAATGCAAGTTTGCTTGCACTTATCAAGAACTGTCCACGATTGCAGGAGTTCGATCTTAGAGAAACGTCTATCACATTAATTGATAGATGTCTGTCTGAATTGGAGGTACACAATTTGAGAACAAGTATGTGTAAAGAATTACCACATCCACCGCCAGATATAGTCAATGGCGATGTCGATTGTATCAGCAACAATTTAAAGGAAGTCAATGCAGCCTACAGGAGAAGAGTGTTGATTCTAGGGGATGCAGGATGTGGAAAGTCAAGTCTTGTCAAGTTGGTGTGCAACTCAACAAGTACACACAGTATAGACAGCTTCTCAGATGGGATAGCTATCCACCTGATACAACCATTCAAAGATTCCGAACACG ATAAGCTTCATGGTCGCAAATTGGATGAAGATGACAAATCTCTGGTGCTAGAAATATGGGATGTCTCCAAAAGAAGA ATATGGCAACAATGTCAGTCATTATTTTTGCTTCAAGAAAGCGTTTGCGtccttgtttttaatttatccGACCAAGCTAGCTGCCAATCTGTACCACAGCAATTAGAACTCATTCAGTCTAAG TCACCAACTAGTCACGTTATTATCATCGGAACACACGAAGATAAGCTACAGGAGCCAGGCCAACATAAAGAAGTCATATGTGAGGAGATCTTTCAAGATATAAGGAGGAGACAGGAACATCGCCAAGAAGAATTGAAGAAAGAACTTGACGTATTAAA TGATATTCCAGGGACGAAATGTCCGATGGTTAGTCAGAAAATTCGTCAAGTGAAAGACATTATGGAAAAATATAAAACTCCGTCGGAAATTCTAACGATTAGCAACTCGATATCAAAG GATCTAGATGATATCAAGACATCCATCTTTGGAGCAGTATTGAATGCCACTCACCAATCTAACGGACTCAACAAACATACCAAGGAAGCCATCACCAAATGTTATGAGAAAATAACAACGCTGAATAAAGAAAACACTGTGGTAATAGCAACCGATCTGCTTTACAAGGAAGAAACCGTTGCAGATGAAAAGAAGAGCCCTGATGGAAACCAAAAGAGGAAAAGATCAAAACAAGAGCATAGGAGAGAGAAACAATTGGCTTATCTAAAAACCACT GGTGCTGTTTTGGAAGTCAACCACAGTAACAAACTCACTTCAGTTTCATCTTTACCAAAAAGCGATGACACAAACTCGATCACAGAAACCGAATCAAACACATCGCCTTCCAAATCTAAAGAACACGAACCATCCAAAGCATCATCGCCAGTGGATACTAAAGATCAAAGTACGCCCATATCGAAACCATCACTTCTTTGTGTTAATCCATCTGTTTTAGTCCAAGCAATATTTGCCATCCACGTAGATGATACAAAGAAAGCCTTCAAGTTCGAAGCCAATAAATTCTGGCCTAAAGCAGAAGGAGCTATGAAACCTAACCCGTCTATATTGGTGCATGCTTTGGAAGAAGTGGCAACACAAGGTCTCATAAGAGAATGCATCTTCCCTCTGCTATGGCAG AACCTCAACTTGAATGAAGCCCAAACCAGGCTTTTGATCGACTTCCTCTGCTCTCTCGGCATACTTGTTCGTGAAATGCTTCCTGCATCAGGGGAGCCAGATTGTCAGTGTCTTAGGCTTCCACATTATAGTAACTTATCTACACAGCAGCAATATAGACTTCCATTACTTGGACTTCTGATGGAACAAGGACCA tcCTTAAATTGGACACCAAATCCGTTTGAAGGGGATGTAGAAATAACATGGCGCTATGAATTCCTGGGCAGCAATATTTCACCTGGTATGATTACAAGGATGTTAGCATACTGTCGTAATCAATGTCCTGCACAAGCTGTATATCAGCACTACTGGAACAATGGAGTACTGATGAAGATGGGACAG GTTTACATACACATGAGTCGTTCACTAGACACCCCACATCACATCAATTTCACCGGTCGTATTACTACTGATGAAGAAGGTGAACACAAAGCAACAGAGCTTCTATGGATAGCTTTATCTCATTTCTTGCTGTGTGCACAACAGTATCTGCTGGACTGGCCTGGATTGGAATACAAG GTGACCTTATTACCCAGTAGTGCCTACTACACCAGCAGAAAATCTGCAGTAGACACCAATCTGGAGATGCCATTACTACTAGGCCTACAGTTGCTATCACATGATCAGATGACATTGGATGTAGTAGCTGAAGAAGACACAAAATGCCAAGTCAAACTTAATACAATGCTTCCTTTGAGAG GTGACCCAGCCTTTACCTTGGAAGAATGGTTAACATGGCTATCAGTCCAACCAGCTGTATGGACAGATCAAACTCCATCCCCAGAAAACCAGAAAATAGATGAGGAAAGAGCAGATGAGGGAGGAGATGAGAGTAGCTTGGTAGCATCACCAAAGGCAGAGACATCATCAAATGCCACTCAAGAGGAAAGACCAGTAGCATCACCACCATCCAAAGTTGATAAAATAGTAGCTAAGAAAGAAATCAAATGGGATCTTGGAGGACCAAGAATAACTGAAGAAGATCAAATTAAAGAAGCTAAGAAA GTGGCAGCAACCTTTGTAGCTGCCATTCTTGCAGGAGCAATGGCTCAGTACATATCGGAGGAGATCAAGGGACCTGGTGCTGAAGCAGCAGCTAAAGCATCAGCTCAAGCAGCCAAAGCAGCTCAGAGTGGGGACCCTGAAGCTGCAGCTAAAGCTGTAATTGCTGCAGCATTAGCTGTGACTAATGGTCCCAATAATGGTAACAATGGAGCCTCTAAAATCACAAGGAGCAGAATGTGTAGTATTGTGTGA